AAACTCTTCCGTGAAATACCACATGACCAACTCGTCTATTAGAATTCCGTCCGACGGGTTCTATTTCTTATATTGCCGTTTATCATTTTCATCCGACAACGGCGAAAGCAAGCGATCGAGACGAACTACCATAAAGCACTCCATAAGAATCAAACCAATCAATCAAAGATTTCAGAAGTTCGTCACTGTTACCACCCCGATGACTGATATGATCGATTCCAGTGGCAACAGTTACATACAGAGGGTGGCCAAGTTTAGGAAAGGAGAGGAGTTGAAAGTGACGGTCTCAAGGGCGGGAAAGCTGCAATATGACGCGAGTGACGTCACTGGGAATTATTTTGGAATGTTCAAATTGTAATTCTTGATctcaaaactttttgttttattgttttttatttgtcattatgtatatgtttatgttgtttacaaatatagaaataaacagaaattatttacatacaatGTATTACCCTATGTTTCCTGCATACCctaataattaagatatatcATGCTCGGATCAAGAGGTGGACGTCGGTGGGtcaaagaagggggggggggggtcggatGATTCAAACTTATTTCACTGggaaaaaacatatatacaaaagTTACCAAAAATAgcaaataaaagtatttttcagACTCCTTTGAGAACATTTCCTagttttcatgtacatgtaggaagTAAGTTCAATCATTGACAACCGGAACTCAATGCTGTCGATTTTTACTAACTTCCTGTAGGCATGTCATCGGAACTTATTGAATATCATTTAGATGGcactatttttaatttctttctaaGTAATAACACCCCCACCACCCATTATGATCAAATGACACTACAATGTGTGTACGTATAGATTTCTAGCTTTTTAACGgtgtaaacatttataaatattcaataattaGCTTTCAAAAAATCAGAAAACGTCCTTTAACCGGAACTACTTTTCGCTTCACGATTTGTAATAGGAAGATGTAAGGAGAAGGACGATTGATGTCAAGGGTGCCCTAGAGAAAGCGGTATTATCAGTCTCTACACTTGATAAGTTTCCTGATaaagcttgaaaaaaaaatgataacgtGTTCTGATGACCTACTATTGtcaattataaaacaaacaatatgCGATCTGGATAATGAACACTATGGTGAGGTTACGGAATTGTCCTTAACCCAAACAGTTGTGGGGGTATTGTTGTTATTACtgtgaaatcaataaaattcgtgggggccaattttcgcggattgcttaaattttacaggttcgtgggggcGTAATCTCGTGTATTTTCGTATACATGCAAGAggaatatgactttatacctctaatttattaattcgggGGAATGTTAATTTGTGAATGAGaagtacccacgaattccacgaaaattgagccaccacgaaatctaatgattccacagtatttggTTTAGTGGAACGGTGGTTGCCTTAGGTtggtttttttcaaatcaattgtCTATGAACATTTCAGAACAGCTAGATGGTCTTTTTTTAGACTAATATATACAGTAATTTCCTTGAGAAGAGcccattaaaagaaatatatgatactgtggtttcatcaatattcgttgaataccaatattcgtggatttcgttgttaagttgatccatgaaattaaatgtttattgaagtgcaaattatactaacattttatattgataggatcattgacCTCGAATTTACCCTTGAAActgtaattttcattaaatccactaaaattgatacccacgaaaattaatgaaaccacagtacttgatacgacataggaacattttaaaaattttaacctAAAACATATGgaatttctttactaaataatttcGTTTAAAGCTTAAATATCGTATGTAAAAGATAGGTTTGATAAGTTATTTGTTAACCACCCTTGCTACCAATACGTTGATTTGTCCCAGTTTCCTCgaatattataattaattttttcattttcaattaaaaaacaaagcTAGTAGGTATGACCCCGAAGAATATGTCTTGAATACATTCAGTTGAGTAGAAGCATGCATAATTAAGCGTCAAATCGATTGGTGATTGAGATTTCCTTCACGAAAAAGTAAAGGTGCTAATCGCAATAGAGCTTGAATGaggataagaaaaataaaacgagGTTTTCCAACGATGATACGGTATGTCTTGTATAATTGCTCTTTCCTCTTTATAGTCTGCTAATTAGCAAAATTTTCCGTTTTCCGCACACAATGTATGCTCTCAACATCTATTCATTTGCAAGGGGGAAAATGAATAAACGAATCACAGAGTCAAATCAAACGATATTTCAGTCATTGTTcgtttgtattaaaaatattattcatgtGAAATTCGAATGAACTTCATGTATGCAAGACAAATAAACCACTTTTTATTAGAAAGTAAGTACAATTATTTGCTATTCCAAACTTTCCGTTTTCCGAAATCATCTTCACCCTTTTCTTctatcatattatttttttttgtataaaaaaacatttagttTTGATATGTAAACTCATGGAAATTCCTACACTTCTACCTACTTAAGATCTAGGGCAAATATGATCTTGAGCATGTATCAAATAGATAAAACTTCCTACTGTTTTAGAACTGTTTTAGAACATGCGCATGCCGAAAACTAGCTAAAAATAACATAGAACAATATATTCTGTGGAATAGGCAGCTTTTGATAAGGcagttattatatttttttccaagtgAGAAAATTTCAtcgaaaatgaaatgaaaataaaatgaaatgtaagcTTAGCACCGACTGCTAATACACCACTCGCGCACATGCAGATAGATCTTTTTGTCGTACGAAAATAAACCAATCTGCTGTGGAGGCCCTGACCTATTTCTGGCGCTTTAAAAAAACCactttaagaaaacataaagaAGTGTACACACAGAGTGTCTTCTCTGAAACAGAAACGAAACAACCCTGAGTCTGATAGTCCCTCTCTCAATTTATGGGGGTAAGGCAGTTTTATCAATGTAATTCATTATTgttaaaaaggtttttaaaaagatttttgtttaattcacaTTTTTGATGCGTTATCAACGTATGCTGGTAAATATTTCGTTAGCGAAGCGCAGTAAGCCAACTGCCATATTTAACAGTTTAATGTCTGTATGTACATACGTATATATACGCCATATAGCGACAGGGGTCAAATTTCATTAGTGGTGTATTGAAAGTGATTTTATCAGTGCGTTTGGGACAGTCGACCAGTGTACTCATTTCAACAGTACTCGTTGTACACCCGGTCCTCTTTAGAGAACGATCGATATCGAATTCTAATTGGacactttaaaaaagaaagtgcTGATGtgggattttaaaaaatctctagGAAGCATAATGAATTCAAGGTTTCTCTTTTCTTTCAGGTGACTCAACCTTTTCACGGCCGAAGGATTTTGTGTACCGGAACAGTACATCCGATTAAATCTCTCAATGTGGTCAATTGTTGCTAAGAGGGGTTTTCAAATACGTCATTGAGCTATTTAAATCTTTCCCATCCAGACCGActctttttacaaaaataaccaCAATTTCACTACCGCAATCGACAGGAAATCCTGTGTCATATCGCACTTGAAAATATGAATCTACCACCGATCGAAGGCGAAGTGCGAAGGAAGAGACTAGAGTTCTCAATTTCCAGCGAAGGGTCGGGAGAAACAGTATCCACCGAAGACAGTTCCACTGAACTCCTCGGAAGAATGCATCGAGCGCCGAGTTGTGTCTCCAATATCCAGCTATGCGCAAACCAGCAGAAACTGGAAGACCTTTACAAATCTTACACCAAGCTGAAAATCTACTTTTGTGTTCTCTGTGTTGTCAACGTCATCATCATCCTTCTCGTCTGCGGCTTCTTCGCTGTCTTCTTCGTCCGGTTGTCAGACAACGATACGATTTTGGACAACTTCCGGTCAAAGTCGTCTCCAAAAGTAGGTGATAATGTTCCGGCGCCCGGAAAGACCGCAGCCCTGTCCGCGATCACGGAGCTTCCTACAGTCCAAGAGGCCAAGATCCGGTGTTCTGTCCTTACGTACAAACTGAACGCTACCCAATATGATACAGACGAAATGTGTTCTCTCGAGGACATGGTGGATTCCATCGCTAAATATCTGAAACCAAGGGAATACAATGGTAAATTTTGAATCAAGTTTAACTGGGGAAAAGACATTTTTCTTGTTCATTGATGaactttttgtaataaaatgaaataaatttattccaTTATGTACATTTTTACTTGTATAGCAAGAAACGATGGttatgatatttctttttttcttttaatttgcaGATGTTTTACATCTTACCGATGGCTCTCCTCAATCAGGTTAGTAAAgtattgtatttatttgttAGAATAAACTGTATCAACTACTTTTCTTTTCTTGGTGACCGTTTCtgaaaacttttaaagaaatattagcACAAAAAGGAACGTatcaaatataataatttttttatcttcGTTTGCACAGACGGTTCTCATTGCTTCCTCAAAGACTGGGTAAAGGACAAAGACAGCTCCTCTCCCCAAAATAGCGGATTAAAGTTCTCAAAGGAGAGAGGGGTGATCATTATCCCCTCCAACGGGTATTATTACGTTTACAGCCGTATTACGTTCAAGTACAACCCATCAATCCCCATAGAACATGTAATGGCATTGAAATTGAAGGACACTAAGCACATTATTGAAAAGGGTAAAGGGTTGTCTAATCGTTACACCACCGTGCAATCCGCATCCATTCAGTGCACCAATAAAGCCTCCGTCCACAGTAGCTTCCTGCAGAGAGTGGTATATTTGAACCAAGGGGAGGAACTTCGGGTCAAAATGTCGGATACCGGAAAAATTCAGTATGACGAAAGATACAAGCACGAGAACTTTTTTGGCGTCTTCAAGCTGTGACAAAAAGAATGAACAATATGGATCAGAACAGATCTATAGCTGTCTAAATACGACAGACAGGCATACTCTGCCACGGAGAGTACGTTCGGAACTCTCTTTGACCGGTGCCGCTTCAGAGACTAGCAAGCGTAGAAACGTTCCGGTTTATGTCTAGTTGTTAAACAAGGCATTGCAATATTCGTATGTTAAACGAATGTTTGTTATATGAAACGACACATCTGTGATACCTTTATCAGAAGATCTACTCCTGTTTTGCATTCTTTGTGCCAAAAACTTGGGATCCTCAAAATGGGCCCTAAACACCATCCCCCGTATGTCTGATACAGACAGAGATATGATCCCATCATTTTGTATTATCGTCTGCTATTTGACGATTATGCAAGtgtatatttttcatcaatCGCATTATAGTagagaaaattcaaaattgttataattataaCATACCTGTTTGTAGAgtgattaatacatgtatttgttttgatGACACTGTACAGGTATGTTCCCTctgttgttttttatgtttgtttgtttgtttgttttgttttgtttatgttcAAGACTAACTTGTGTTTTTCTTTGTCCATTACAAAGCTTCTTAAATTCAATAAGGATCCTCAATTCTGTTTTCATGAACATTTCAAGTACAgtttttcatcatattttttaaaacgagAACAACATCGCTTAAAATGGTAGCAAACTAGTCAAACGTTTCACATTGAAACGTCAGCGCGATGGTTGCATGCAAAATCAATGCTCAATTTATTCTCTGTTAAGAATGATCTCAAAAGCAATATGATACAATCGGAATGGCCTAGTTATACAAATAACACATTTATATTATGAGGTATATGTACTATATGTTCAGTTGCTGTATCTAATTGTTGATATATTgttattatattaaataatgtgaaaaacatctttgattctttttttttttgaaatcttaTCTTTGTTGATTCTTTTTGTAAGTTGTCCTACAGGCACATAACATCACTTTTTTTTCGCAGGAAACATTTGTTCTAAATTTACACCCCCTTTTTTCGGAggaatgtaaaaaattgaatgggAAAATAACAGTGAAACTTTATTTATAGGTATACtacacaacccccccccccccaaacacacacacacacgcgcgCGCGCGGGTTAGGTTTATCTTGGGTTGCGGTATTTTGGTCAACAATTTTAGGACTGGTCTGGCCCATCTCACTTTCAAAAGACGCTACGTGCCTGCCCAATGAGAGAGTAAGATAAACCGAAGCAGCAAACGGGGATcattgttttattgattttcatcttgattgattgattgatttttctGCCCGGGGCATTGTAAACTACTCCTGTAATCATTGAATTCTAGCGACATGCATATTGCTTTATATAAAAACGACGCAGTTTAAACTGTATATGTGTACCTTTTGTCGTTAAATAGGTGAACTTTGGGGTATATTTTCAGGTGTACAAATTTGAGAATTTAAATACAAACGATAAGGGGATTTCCCTCAGACCTCTAGATTTTTCAAGCATCGGTTGACAAGATCACAGTGCAGAATGATTAAATGGCACCGACGTGCCTCTGTTGAAAAGCGGACGAGTATTAAAATAGCAAGGTTGTTGAAAAGACATAATATACCCATGAAATGATAACAATCAAGTTCGAATCCATCTGcataaatacaaatttaaactattgatttattttaatattatttaattataccAACTAATACTAATactcccagagagagagagagagagagagagagagagagagagagaacatgcATGCACGTTTGTTGAATGGTTGtaatctttcttttttcttgggAACCGAATCTTCCTGTTTCGAAAACTGCTAATAATCTTCAATGTCAACAAAAGGTTTAAGAACACAATTTGTCATAAAGCAAAGCAATGATTGTGCAGTTTAAATTTCACAAAGCGGTCAAAATGATTTCAAAGGTCCATTTTAGAATGAGTCAGAAATTAAATACCATTGCAAACAAATGTATCCACATTGGATACACTAAATAAGACCGGGGTTCCGGATTTAAAAACGTACCCACAAAACTTCGAGAATTTTCTACATACGAGCGGTTACACTATTAATGAATCTTTATCCTAATTTAGGgcatttaatcaaaataaattttgatccTTAATTTCTATAATAtctatttaatataattattccTTCTGCATTTCTACATGGAGTCCTCATGAGATACTTTTCGGTCGCAATgaaagtaatggtaatttgaCCTTTGTCTCTCCCTTGTCGATTATAGAACCATTTACACAATGCACGGTACATAATATGAAGTGGGctcatacatattttttactTCCGAGTTGTATAGAGAACACTTAAAAACTCTTAGCAAAATATGATATTCATCACCCCTCTTGATTTGCTACTGTCTTTTATAAGCCGACATGTGGCATGCCATTTTGTTTGGTGACTTTCTAAGTATCTCCACGGTCATGGAGAGAAACTGTTTGATGTGTACACAGAGGTCAAGGTTACTGATAAATAAAACCACAGACCAGACTAATGACAGCACATTGTATATTCAAATCTCCTCATGGGGCCTCAGAAGGGGGTTGGGTGGGCGCTCAAGGGGGCTTAATGGATGTGACCGTTTCAAAActatcaatcttttttttaagacTATCAATCTATCTGAGAAGAACTTTGTATAAGATGTATTGGAATTCTACAGCTAAAATACccggtattttttattttttgtaccaTATGATTCtagtatatgttttgtttttaaattatagcTGAATTTTAAGGTCGTTCTGATTAGTATTGCATGACTGTATTGTTGAATTTCCACCCTCCTTCAGTTATGAGATTcgaaaatggaaaaattaacTGAAACTGATTTattgattgaaaatatatatttatagaaacaTGTACACATACAAAGATGCAAGTTATATTTATGAgttttaaattgtgttttaatataaataGTCGTGGGAAAGCTAACAGACAGAACAACCATCAAAGGAGTTGACAAAACAGTGATTTGGTAAATAGCTTAAAAAGTGTTTTTTAGCGTAAGAGTGCACAAACAGAGCTATATTTACAAACGCTTAGTTTTTATGCTCTTTAAAATTCTAGctgcaaatgaaattttaccgTGTCGAAAAGTAAATGAAGCCTATAGATCTTTTCAAGGACAATGAtaattctttttgaaaactttatattttcaattgacaATGCATGTTTTAAATGCCTTATGTGAaatgtatattcatttaaatacacATGATAAAAACGTGTTTCTTAACCCGTATGATGTTTGGATGCTAAATGATCATGTTTAGTTTTAGGGAACAGTTCAATGGTAACACAGTCCGCCTCTAAACATTCTCTAAACATTCACGGAGTTTGGGTTCAACGGATACTAAATGACCAAATCAACAAATAATAATACATCTATGGAGAAGTaacttttgatttgaaaaattagTATCTTTTGTTAGAGTTATCCCGCATGGTAAGCAACGAGCTTTTTTATAGAGATTTCGATAGACACAAATCAAGCGTAATTTAGGCTTTTAAAGATTAAAGGTTTTAAGCTTTaagtttcaatttttatttcaaacaacgTCCTCTATTTATCTACATTGCAgtagtaaattattttttttcttcttatgcCACTGCATTCTCAAAAGAATTTAATTgggtatttttatcaaatgaaaatacttCTCACGAATGGTAAACCCCTTCTTTTGTGTagactttaaaacatttaaaaatcatagTAAGGAAATTCTTTAAAACGGACAAATCAATACCGTATATGGCATATTAATTTCGTTTGTAAAGGgaaaaaggattttaaaaaatagggaagaaaaatatttcataatggTACATGATGCGATTGTTTTCAGTTCTTCTTTTTTCCCAAAATTAATACCACACACTACTTTTTcattggtttatttttttcgtgagtttattctttatttaaacTCTACCTATGGTTTTCTTATTTCTAGTTTCGATATCAGTGATCGATAAAAAAAAAGCCTGTATACATAAGTTATTTATTTCCGCTAAATATACGTGCTaatataataatgaatgattttcacaactgtcaTATGCAATCTATATTTAGATACCggataaatattgatattttttacatttttttacatttatttcatgaagatcaaacatcattttattttcagcgacaaaaatttttgtttgatatcaTAGAGAAACTAAATATTATATCAGTCATATTTGGCcccataaataaaaaaaaattcaagtatttTAGGTGCATTAAATTGTTacgttattattattatttttttagaccAGTTGATATAATATGTATTTTCACCTATTGGTTTGAACTATTTGCACTCTTTAAAAAAGgttatataaattctttcaatgatgctttataacaatagctttgtttgatagggtgtaccggggctaaaaTTTTAGGttaacacaatgaaaaatcatgttttaaaccgtcaatttcaaagaaatatgaaGGAATTGAGGAACAAATTttggagttttgtccatttctgactaataaaatatatctagaatgcctacagtctccccCAAAACGGAAGTAAACAAGCTTTTGGCCTCCTCTTTAAAATAGTGTCAAATTGTATACAGCTATCGGGATTATTTTTCCCATGATTTAATATAGAAAgtcaagaaattgtttaattttctaccTAATTCGTTAAATACGGGAAAAAGattattcaaatcaattatgacgtcataatggt
This is a stretch of genomic DNA from Crassostrea angulata isolate pt1a10 chromosome 4, ASM2561291v2, whole genome shotgun sequence. It encodes these proteins:
- the LOC128181262 gene encoding uncharacterized protein LOC128181262 → MNLPPIEGEVRRKRLEFSISSEGSGETVSTEDSSTELLGRMHRAPSCVSNIQLCANQQKLEDLYKSYTKLKIYFCVLCVVNVIIILLVCGFFAVFFVRLSDNDTILDNFRSKSSPKVGDNVPAPGKTAALSAITELPTVQEAKIRCSVLTYKLNATQYDTDEMCSLEDMVDSIAKYLKPREYNDVLHLTDGSPQSDGSHCFLKDWVKDKDSSSPQNSGLKFSKERGVIIIPSNGYYYVYSRITFKYNPSIPIEHVMALKLKDTKHIIEKGKGLSNRYTTVQSASIQCTNKASVHSSFLQRVVYLNQGEELRVKMSDTGKIQYDERYKHENFFGVFKL